The following are encoded together in the Diabrotica undecimpunctata isolate CICGRU chromosome 7, icDiaUnde3, whole genome shotgun sequence genome:
- the LOC140444912 gene encoding uncharacterized protein isoform X1 codes for MAEVLKKQRKSNFSQDEVEVLVQTVGYYYETLYGEYSKKAINKSARHKAWLEVTKEVNSVSLEKRTLQEVKNKWKKCQHLYRPDDFLSINYYTDEALDVSHVWEPLTELEDEDSMPLQQRLKNPASSTPPPESPEQVLQSQPLSPTKLKVTRHVKPSAPSPVQLPPPPPTPPIEEVCLRWNSHHSNMQTTFPTLLLREQYVDATLVAEGQTLKCHRVILSSCSPYFEEVLASISPYQHPVLFMKDVPFWTLKCICDFMYSGEIHILQTKLDELLAIAETLKIKGLAGQKDAQTVDTKPDLTIPIKEEKNDEKEVKKKDEVKKKEEKEIKRKDEKEIKKKEEKEIKKKDEKELKKKEEKEIKRKDEKEIKKKEEKEIKKKEEKEIKKKEEKEIKKKEEKEIKKKDEKEFKKKEEVKVPEIKPAKRKEDKEIKKKDEKEAKKKEEIKEVKEKKRTLSTPPPETPALKNRKVPKLVLHGNIPVLKSFGIRARNRSGGISRRSEKKLEKEKTPVSEKQQKIPITKDSPGPSFSNPYDLLKPVYEEVAKNLDPKPAKVVPTKETVRRTLQKKLKKRKISDTREESPPPSSSRKGRRRKVPKYSHPNPLANFDQSTIVREPHTDQAESFLQMQAIKSEPLYEDSIEIEDNLVGFSETSVSVEEKLIGSFGRRTTRRSKQHIIMDVNKIASKKEEPTLKIVNVAELQTATDPLEDPLGLNQSSSDSTAIVENADNDLGFRISQVITEKEDSRSSDVCREMGFQISSIVSEHDKDNKMDDEVTTKIEAPDEEEEVFNDFEDSTSQPEDQKPIIFPIVEQVDKKSENICEAIDQSDNANLSREITTEGITESINNLDNTTDITFKIKTELLTETENEPEISPEEEDGILNAFDDETDEVEDHSTNPMELGHESEHSMDHADQIVTACNASLESEMTTQTLVVQNVEQVVSLPQSLDPVGVPTDESISQQSLNESSSDETALDNLRNSEVTEHTAEISTYATIGTNNESVINNEESASFLPLGTVSLSANQLTLQDSLTSPKPSEFSLTNDDEKHSYVANTEVDPLNEDHLMDDHFNDDSNRIIETNDFVKSPPSINENSEKDSDILEPKIGPLSGCSSTQHSVEISLDLGSSKLANMPQPTDGNLETLEEIQAPEVSPSCANLPMEEDFINENEEVANEIKSIEDISVAQENALVDVEENRANSPKDDSLINADLDKEINIPDSSNDLNDISNNPQFNENLNEETRTDTPQENPQIDQQLALNKEETSQVEECQDKEVTPVVSRNTSPINVNDTQNKENIGNEASGFDISEINNQNQQIEYEENSINMLQIESDRQSLHSQPQKEEECLDLNQQILSTENDQMEEEYEKDYLRSPQGVSNQENLNFSQENQMMEEEYDQEMLQGDFGNDSAPQESQLLMDEDKPPDVNQVPLADDSSSMAMDYEEENNAIEESVTTLDENKINFNQGDSSNIPQYGTTESMQEDENKINLNPNHSTNIPQNNVSESMQEDENKINFNPSHSSNIPQYDVTESMQEDENQINFSESHSSNISQYNMPESMQEDPTNIDASVNNENSLNTEMLDENTELNTPIIEKCVISTVPESLPDDYIENKALDESSSNATFLNEPLFSTNTGDDEMDTNLTPYEEHQEKIMSINDGIDSSVYESDPTILTQPDIPSFEVSQSGDNPNNLGMPSSSVTAFDTLDKETDNTSPVVEPYLQNQQSFNQIQTDEASGSSVTALDTLVQETDNTSPVLEPYLQNQQSFNQIQTESFPTDEASGSNEPNFPTTHEVNEQSSSIEPDFQIAREVNEQSSSNDAEFQIAPEINEQSSSNEPDFQIAHVVNEQSSSNDPAFTDEVSTLNEPDLHTAQEVNEESSSNDPALRNEVSTLNQPDFHTAHEVNEQSSSNAPDFQIAHELTEQNSSDEQDFQITRVVNEESSSNDPDFSGAQGANEPGFHIAQVVNEQIAEIEGIRDKRQFVGDNSDMNERCEKVNTSSDFESIVNDLSQIVGDSCGVTDLPLTDDTNSIADSLENLLQK; via the exons ATGGCCGAAGTACTAAAGAAACAGAGAAAAAGTAATTTTTCGCAGGACGAAGTGGAAGTTTTAGTCCAAACAGTGGGCTACTATTATGAAACTTTATACGGGGAATACTCCAAAAAGGCGATCAACAAAAGTGCACGGCATAAGGCTTGGTTAGAAGTAACAAAAGAGGTCAATTCTGTTAGTCTTGAGAAAAGAACATTGCAAGAAGttaaaaacaaatggaaaaagTGCCAACATTTATATCGACCAGACGACTTTTTAAGCATTAATTACTATACAGATGAAG CACTGGACGTCTCGCATGTTTGGGAACCGCTGACTGAACTCGAGGATGAAG ATTCTATGCCCCTCCAGCAACGTCTTAAAAATCCTGCATCGTCAACTCCACCACCCGAATCACCTGAGCAAGTATTACAAAGCCAACCGCTCTCCCCTACCAAATTAAAAGTAACAAGACATGTCAAACCGTCCGCTCCATCACCTGTTCAACTTCCACCGCCGCCTCCAACTCCACCAATTGAAGAAGTTTGTCTTAGATGGAATAGCCATCACTCTAATATGCAGACCACTTTTCCCACTTTGCTGCTTAGAGAACAATATGTTGATGCCACCCTAGTAGCTGAAGGACAAACTCTGAAATGCCACAGG gtaATTCTGTCATCATGTAGTCCATATTTTGAAGAAGTTCTTGCGAGTATCAGTCCATATCAACATCCAGTACTTTTTATGAAAGATGTTCCATTTTGGACGTTAAAATGCATTTGTGACTTTATGTATTCAGGAGAAATTCACATTCTTCAGACCAAACTAGATGAACTCTTAGCCATTGCAGAGACATTAAAG ATAAAGGGATTAGCTGGCCAAAAAGACGCCCAAACCGTTGACACCAAACCAGATCTGACAATTCCTATCAAGGAGGAAAAAAATGACGAAAAAGAAGTGAAGAAAAAGGATgaagtaaagaagaaagaagaaaaagaaataaagagaaaagacgaaaaagaaataaagaagaaagaagaGAAGGAAATAAAGAAGAAGGATGAAAAGgaattaaaaaagaaagaagaaaaggaaatcaAGAGAAAAGACgagaaagaaataaagaaaaaggaagagaaagaaataaagaagaaagaagagaaagaaataaagaagaagGAAGAGAAAGAGATAaagaagaaggaagaaaaagaaataaagaaaaaagacgAAAAGGAATTTAAAAAGAAGGAGGAAGTAAAGGTACCTGAAATAAAACCAGCCAAACGAAAAGAAGATAAGGAAATCAAGAAGAAAGATGAGAAAGAAgccaaaaagaaagaagaaataaaagaagtaaaagaaaagaaaagaacttTATCGACTCCTCCACCGGAAACGCCGGCATTAAAGAATAGAAAGGTGCCCAAACTTGTGCTTCATGGTAATATACCGGTTTTAAAGAGTTTTGGTATAAGGGCGAGAAATAGGTCTGGTGGAATATCAAGGCGATCCGAAAAGAAGCTAGAAAAAGAGAAAACACCCGTAAgcgaaaaacaacaaaaaattccCATAACCAAAGATTCACCAGGTCCTAGTTTTTCAAATCCTTACGATTTGTTAAAGCCTGTTTATGAAGAAGTTGCTAAAAACCTAGATCCGAAACCTGCTAAAGTTGTACCTACAAAAGAAACTGTGAGGCGCACATTACAAAAGAAACTTAAGAAAAGGAAGATTTCAGATACAAGAGAAGAA TCACCTCCACCTTCCAGTTCTCGTAAAGGACGTCGCAGGAAAGTTCCCAAGTACTCACACCCCAATCCACTTGCCAACTTTGACCAGTCTACAATAGTCAGAGAACCACATACAGATCAAGCGGAATCGTTTCTCCAGATGCAGGCGATAAAGTCTGAACCGCTCTATGAGGACTCTATAGAAATTGAAGACAATCTAGTAGGTTTTAGCGAAACTTCCGTGTCTGTAGAAGAAAAACTAATTGGAAGTTTCGGTAGGAGGACTACAAGAAGATCCAAGCAACATATCATAATGGACGTGAACAAAATTGCTAGCAAAAAGGAAGAACCTACTTTGAAGATAGTGAATGTGGCAGAACTGCAAACAGCAACGGATCCTTTAGAAGACCCGTTGGGCTTAAACCAAAGCAGTTCAGACAGTACTGCTATTGTGGAAAATGCTGATAACGACCTGGGGTTTCGCATTAGCCAAGTTATAACTGAAAAAGAAGATAGCCGATCTTCCGACGTTTGTAGAGAAATGGGATTTCAAATTAGTAGCATTGTAAGTGAACACGACAAAGACAATAAAATGGACGATGAAGTGACAACGAAAATTGAAGCACCTGATGAGGAGGAAGAAGTTTTTAATGACTTTGAAGATTCAACGTCTCAGCCTGAGGATCAGAAACCGATTATTTTTCCAATTGTAGAACAAGTAGACAAAAAGTCAGAGAATATTTGTGAAGCAATTGATCAATCAGACAATGCCAATCTGTCGAGAGAAATAACAACGGAGGGAATAACTGAATCAATAAATAATCTAGATAACACAACTGATAtaactttcaaaataaaaacggAATTGCTCACCGAAACAGAAAATGAACCTGAGATAAgtccagaagaagaagatggtatTCTTAATGCATTTGATGATGAAACTGACGAAGTTGAGGACCACTCAACTAATCCTATGGAACTGGGTCATGAATCTGAACACTCTATGGATCATGCTGATCAAATTGTAACTGCATGTAATGCCTCTCTGGAGAGTGAAATGACAACGCAAACACTAGTTGTACAAAATGTTGAGCAGGTTGTGAGCCTTCCACAATCTTTAGATCCAGTGGGAGTCCCTACGGATGAGTCAATATCCCAACAATCTCTTAATGAAAGCAGTTCTGATGAAACTGCTTTAGATAACTTAAGAAATTCGGAAGTAACAGAACACACAGCAGAAATATCGACTTACGCAACCATTGGTACCAACAACGAATCAGTCATCAATAATGAAGAAAGTGCTTCCTTTTTACCACTTGGTACCGTTAGTCTCAGTGCTAATCAGTTAACTCTTCAGGATAGTCTAACAAGCCCCAAACCGTCTGAGTTTTCTCTAACTAATGATGATGAAAAACATTCGTATGTAGCAAATACCGAAGTAGACCCCCTCAATGAAGATCATCTTATGGATGACCATTTTAACGACGATTCAAATCGGATAATTGAAACTAATGATTTTGTGAAGAGTCCACCGTCAATAAATGAGAATTCGGAAAAGGATTCAGACATCCTCGAACCTAAAATAGGCCCATTATCTGGTTGTTCGAGTACTCAACATTCAGTTGAAATATCTCTCGACCTAGGATCAAGTAAACTAGCAAACATGCCGCAACCGACTGACGGCAATTTAGAAACGCTTGAAGAAATACAAGCTCCTGAAGTTTCTCCTTCCTGTGCAAACCTACCGATGGAAGaagattttataaatgaaaacgAAGAAGTTGCCAACGAAATTAAATCGATTGAAGATATATCTGTTGCACAAGAAAATGCTCTAGTTGACGTTGAAGAAAATCGTGCAAATTCCCCGAAAGATGATTCACTAATCAATGCAGATTTggacaaagaaataaatattcctGATTCTTCAAATGATCTTAATGATATATCTAATAACCCACAATTTAATGAAAATCTGAACGAGGAAACTAGAACGGATACACCTCAAGAGAATCCACAAATTGATCAGCAATTGGCTCTAAATAAGGAAGAGACTTCACAAGTAGAAGAATGTCAGGACAAAGAAGTCACTCCAGTTGTTTCACGTAATACTTCACCAATTAATGTAAATGACactcaaaataaagaaaacattgGAAATGAAGCATCAGGATTTGACATAAGTGAAATTAATAACCAAAATCAACAAATAGAATacgaagaaaattctataaatatgCTACAAATTGAATCTGATCGACAAAGTTTACATTCACAaccacaaaaagaagaagagtgtTTAGACTTAAATCAACAAATTTTATCAACAGAAAATGATCAAATGGAAGAAGAGTATGAGAAAGATTACTTACGTAGCCCACAAGGTGTATCTAACcaagaaaatttaaatttctCTCAAGAAAATCAGATGATGGAAGAAGAGTATGATCAGGAAATGTTACAAGGTGACTTTGGTAATGATAGTGCACCCCAAGAAAGCCAACTACTAATGGACGAAGATAAACCTCCAGATGTTAATCAAGTTCCACTAGCGGATGATAGTAGTTCTATGGCAATGGACTATGAAGAAGAGAATAATGCCATTGAAGAGTCTGTAACGACTTtggatgaaaataaaattaacttcaacCAAGGTGATAGTTCTAATATTCCTCAATATGGTACGACCGAGTCAATGCAagaagatgaaaataaaataaacttgaatcCAAATCATAGTACTAATATTCCCCAAAATAATGTGAGTGAGTCGATGCAagaagatgaaaataaaataaacttcaATCCAAGTCATAGTTCTAATATTCCCCAGTATGATGTGACTGAGTCGATGCAAGAAGATGAAAATCAAATAAACTTCAGTGAAAGCCATAGTTCTAATATTTCTCAATATAATATGCCTGAGTCGATGCAAGAAGATCCTACAAATATTGATGCGAGTGTTAATAATGAAAATTCTTTGAATACCGAAATGCTTGACGAAAATACAGAATTAAATACTCCCATTATTGAAAAATGCGTCATTTCAACTGTGCCAGAATCTCTTCCAGATGACTATATTGAAAATAAGGCACTAGATGAAAGTAGTTCAAACGCAACTTTCTTAAATGAACCTCTATTTTCTACAAATACTGGAGATGATGAAATGGATACTAACTTAACTCCTtatgaagaacatcaagaaaaaATAATGTCCATTAATGATGGAATTGACTCTTCTGTCTATGAGAGTGATCCAACTATATTAACACAGCCTGATATACCTTCATTTGAGGTTAGTCAGTCAGGTGATAATCCAAATAATTTAGGTATGCCATCATCCAGTGTAACTGCGTTTGATACTTTAGATAAAGAAACTGATAATACATCACCCGTAGTAGAACCATATTTACAAAATCAACAAAGCTTTAACCAAATACAGACTGATGAAGCGAGTGGTTCCAGTGTAACTGCGCTTGATACTTTAGTTCAAGAAACTGATAATACATCACCTGTACTCGAACCATATTTACAAAATCAACAAAGTTTTAACCAAATACAGACTGAAAGTTTCCCGACTGATGAAGCGAGTGGTTCAAACGAACCAAACTTTCCCACTACTCATGAAGTAAATGAACAGAGTAGTTCAATTGAACCAGACTTTCAAATTGCTCGTGAAGTAAATGAACAGAGTAGTTCAAATGATGCAGAATTTCAAATTGCTCCTGAAATAAATGAACAAAGTAGTTCAAATGAACCGGACTTTCAGATTGCTCATGTAGTAAATGAACAAAGTAGTTCAAATGATCCAGCGTTCACAGATGAAGTGAGTACTTTAAATGAACCAGACCTTCACACTGCTCAGGAAGTAAATGAAGAAAGTAGTTCAAATGATCCAGCGCTCAGAAATGAAGTGAGTACTTTAAATCAACCAGACTTTCACACTGCTCATGAAGTAAACGAACAAAGTAGTTCGAATGCACCAGACTTTCAAATTGCTCATGAACTAACCGAGCAAAATAGTTCAGATGAACAGGACTTTCAGATTACTCGAGTAGTAAATGAAGAAAGTAGTTCAAATGATCCAGACTTTAGCGGTGCTCAAGGAGCGAATGAACCCGGTTTTCATATAGCACAGGTGGTGAATGAACAAATAGCCGAAATAGAGGGTATTAGAGATAAACGACAGTTTGTCGGTGATAATAGCGATATGAATGAACGGTGCGAGAAAGTTAATACTAGTAGCGATTTTGAGTCTATTGTGAATGATTTGTCGCAGATTGTAGGCGATTCGTGCGGAGTGACAGATTTACCACTTACAGATGATACCAATTCCATTGCAGATAGTCTTGAGAATCTCTTACAGAAGTAA